In the Candidozyma auris chromosome 5, complete sequence genome, ACATTTAGCGGATGTTGAGCTGATACCATGGATATAGCGGCATTTCTGGCATTGTTAGGGTAtaattttcttcttttaCTGATGGGCTCAGGCATCTCTAGAGTGGTAGAATATAAGAAAAAAGGTTCGCAACAGGATATGTGATAAGCAGAGGAACGAGGATAAGGAGGCTATAGGGACAGGATTTCTGAGCTTGCTATTTGGCTCAAGCAAGCTTTGTAATAAGGCTCATATGGGATCATGTCGGTTAGTATTgatggaagaaaagagagtagttgcaaattttgcagccattacgTCCCCGCTCACTACTTTATATAAGAGGGGCTGAAGTGAAGTAGCTGTGATGGACAATAGAGTTGCAAGATGAAAAAATACAAGTGAAGATTTGAAGTCCTAATCTCTTCATTACTGTATCATCTGGAAGTCCTCTTCCTTTTGAGGCTATTCTGATTAACGTATATACAAGTAACTACCACCTCTTTCTCGTCTGGTCACGACTATATTCCAATGGCTCTTCTCTCTTGGGGACCCAATCCTTCTCTCTCAAACGCACCTCATCCATTCTCAATCTCCTCTTAGGATACACGAGTTGCTCGTCCACTGGATCGAGCTCCTGCTTGACTTCGGTTGGCTCTGGGAACAAcgccttctttttgctcttcaaaaacgtTCTGATCTCGGCAAAGCAGTGCATGCACATGAAATGAGATCTCTTAACATGGCCACATGCTGGACACCTcaccaagttctccaaaggcttgatctttttgtCTCCAGATGCATACaacttctctcttctcctACGGTGTGACGTTCTCTTTTTTGGTGCTGCCCTCAAGATCATCCCGTTATCTATCAAAAAGGGAGTGTCGCCTGTTTCCTCtatttgctttttcaattcctcTAGTCTTGGATCTGTGGACACTTGAGGAGCTGCTTGCGGCAAAAATTGTCTAAGAGTGGGTAGACGAGGAAGTGCCAACGAGAGGCCGCTCAAGATGGATGAGGGAGCCGGAGGAGCCACGGCAATGCCGCCAAACGACATGGCTCCGAATCTGAGGCACAAGGACATGGCAAAGTAATGTAGGGAAGTTTGGTGGAGCTCGGATAAAAATTCTATACCAGTTCAAGAGTTTTCAATCACGTGATGATGTAGTTGCTGGTAGGAGAAGTAGGGGCTGGTTTTCCGGCAAAAAAATGTAATTTTGGGCACGAAGGGCACGAAGAGCTTGAATAgaggttgaaaaagagcttgGCTTATCACCCCTGGCTTTAAGCGTTTGATGAGTGGGAAGTGACACAATTCCTGTCCCACACGTATTCAGAGATGGTAGTTATCAACATAGGCAAAACAACATTTTCAAACATCTAATATCAATTTTTTATTGTTTGTGGCAACTGTAACGCTAGTACATATTGAAATTTGCATTGGCCTGGGAATTGTTGATGTTCGGTGTCATACATTAATGTGTAGAGATGATTTTCGTGATGAATCAAGGAGGAGCTGCGAAAACTGCAAATACTGCGGGCCCATTTACATCGCCTATTTATGTAGCTGCCATTATTAATACTCTTTATATTACTTACTCAAGTACTCTCGGAATGCCTTCTCAATAATCCTTAACTTAGTTCGCAACAATAACATTAAATCTCCTTATCTTGGATGATGTATCTCAGCGCTCCCTTCGACTCAGCCTTCCTACAAAAAATGAAAACGGCACAACCAAATGTATCACTGCATTTGATATTAGTGACAATAACTTCTGGTAAGAAAGCTAGGTTTATTTTGCCACAGTTCTATTGCAATTTGcttgacttgatcaattcgCTCGTAATTCCTCGACAATATGTTAGTGtccatttcgcagccattctgtTCCAACAAGAAAACATCATATAACACATTCATCTTTGAGAAGGGCAAAACCCTTTTCAACGTAGAACACCCGACTACATTTTACTACCAATTTAGGTATCTCCCTCTATCCGTCAGCTTCACTTTCATACTTTCGCCCAGCGGTCTAGCGTCCTTGGGTGTGCCTGTACCGAACGCGTAGACGAAAACACCAACATCAACAGAAGCCACCTACAGCTCCACAAAGAGAATCTCCATTTAAGATGTCGACCTTGGAGGAAAACGTCATTCAGCCAGTGAAGTATGTCGGATTCGACACCATTACCTCGCAGATCGAAAACAGATTGTTGAAAAGAGGGTTCGCTTTCAACATCATGGTGGTGGGCAGATCCGGGTTGGGCAAAACCACCCTCGTCAACACATTGTTCTCGCTGAAGTTAGCCACAACTCAAGGCCGCCGTTCTGCAGAGGCGCCCATTGAGAAGACCACGGAAATCAAAGTGCACTCTCATGTGTTGAACGAGAACAACGTCCGGTTGAACGTGAACGTGATTGACACCCCTGGTTTCGGCGACCAGGTCAACAACGATAAGTGCTGGGAGCCTTTGGTCAAGTATATCAAGGAGCAGCACTCGCAgtacttgagaaagaaTTGACCGCCCAAAGAGAGCGGTTTATCCCCGACACCCGTGTCCACTGTATCTTGTACTTCATCCCACCTTCGGGCACGAAGTTGAAGCCTTTGGACGTGCAGGCGCTCAAGAAACTTACCGAGATCGCCAACGTTGTGCCAGTGATTGCCAAAAGCGACTCTTTGACGCCCAACGAGAGAACGGCGTTCAAGAGGcagttgcaaaatgactTCATCAAGCACAAGTTCAACATTTACCCATACGAGTCGGATGATTTGTTGGACgaagagaaggagttgaacAGCGACATCAAGGCTCTCATCCCATTCGCTATTTCTGGGTCTGAGCGTGAGATTGAGCTCAACGGCGAGCTTGtcagaggaagaaagtcCAGATGGGGCGCCTTGAACATCGAGGATGTGCTGCAATGTGAGTTTGTGTTCTTGAGAGACTTCTTGACGAGAACCCACTTGCAAGACTTGATAGAGACTACAGCGTTGGTGCACTACGAGGGCTTCAGAACGAAGCAGTTGATTGCATTGAAGGAGAACGCCTCCAACCCAAACAGGCAGTCGAACGTGCTTAGGAACCATATCCCCGGCACTGCTCCAGGACATGCTTCCGTGGGTGCTGGTACTGCCAACGGAACTGGTGCCCAAGAAACTGCCAATGGCCACGCCGAAGGTGGGGCCGCTGCGGCTGcaaacaccaacaacacaGTCTACCAGCAAGGCATGGGCACCTCCAGAAGCATGGTGCTGAGTCTTGTGGACGGCAAGGAGCAGAGGTAGATGCATACAAATGTGTGCTGGCCTGAGAGGATTACAGGTTTCTTTTTATGGTAGAGGAATAAAACGTACTGGAAAGACCTTTTGGTTGATCGGGCGATGAAGCGGCACACACTAGTGTCTGTAGCGGCGGGTTTTGTTATGTTTTTTTCGCGCTGTGCTGATTGTGGATGCTTATTATGGGGGAAGCAGGCTAGGGGCGTGCGAATGTATGCTGTTATCAGTACCCGAGCGGCTCCCAAAAGTATCCACATAAATATCACTCTCCCCCGCCCACCCAACAACTAAGGCCTTGTAGAACAAatctcaatctcttgaatGACTAAAGCTTACGCCACCTTACTCCATGGCGAGGACTATGTGCCTGGTGCACTCACCTTGGCCAAAACGCTTTTAAAGTTTGGCACCAAGGCTAAATTGGCCATCTTGCTCGACAAGTCGAGTTTGAGCAAGAAACTGGTGGACCTCATTGAGAACACGTTTCATGATGTCGTGGACATTTCGGAAACGCTGGTGCTGGCGTCAGTGGAGAAAGTTGCTGAGAAgcttggaagaaaagaattggccatcaccttctccaagatcttgttgtgGAACTTGACCAATTACGATCAGATTGTGTTTCTAGACTCAGACACGTTGCCATTGAAGCCATTGGATAGCTtgtttgaagaattcaaagaaatctCCTCAAGGAGATTGTTGCTGCTCCAGATATTGGATGGCCCGATTTGTTCAATTCGGGCGtattcttgatcaagccGCTGAAGCAAGCGTTTGACGAAATTTTGGAGTtttcaaagagctctcagCCTTCGTTTGACGGAGCCGACCAGGGCTTTTGAATGAGTTTTTCACCATCATAGATAACGGATACTCGTGGGTCAGGCTACCATTTCTCTACAACGTCACTCCGTCTGCTCATTACCAATACAATCCAGCGTTGGAGAGATTTCGGGACCAGATCAGGTTGGTGCATTTCATTGGTGCCAGCAAGCCTTGGCACACGCGGTACGAAGGCAACGAGGAGTTTAGAAGTGTGTGGTGGAAgcattttgatgaatttttctCCGATGAGGCAACAAGAATCCATCTTTTACTGAGACCGCAGGGCCAGGGAGAGGCTCACCTCTTCAAGTTTAccaagttggtgaatgCATGGGATACAGATGAGGAGCAGGCGCCTAGCCTCGAGAATTTGAACATATCGTCGCagccaccaaagaagattTTCCCCTGGGAAGAACGAGAGCAAGTTGAGCCCACTCGAGTGTGGGAACCTGTGAGCTTGGCTAGGGAGAGCGGTGGCAGACGAGAACGGAGGGTGTCGTTGGACGGCAATACGGAGGCCCGAGTGCTGCTGATTGGGTCGGGCAGGTCGTTGAGGCGGGCCAGTAACCAATTCAAAGACGAGACAGGGTTCAATCCGGAGAAGTCGTTGGAGGAGGTATCAAAGATGCCcttgaagttcttgcaGTCAAAGAGAAGTGCTGATGAGGGAGGTACTTCGAAGTGATGGGCGATTTCTGGCGATAAAAGGTGAGCGAAAGAACCGATTATGGGAAACCTTTACAAATGCCGCGTatctctctctttggcGGGTGTTGGCAAGTTTTTTTTAACAGGTATTTCATTAGGCAAATACCTAATTACATCCACTAGCGATTCCTTGGCATTCAATATGTGAAACatgaattcttcattttgcCTCCAAGTATCGATCAGAAAGGCAGGGATCACCTCAGCAATCACGCTTGTCCAGTGCTTAGTTCTGAATGCACAGTCGTATGGCCACTCGACTACTTGCTTAATTTTGACCTAAAACAAGCCTTTTTACGCCATTGGTGTATTCTTCCCTCATTATTCCCATTGAATATTTCACCTCTTATGTATTTAAGAAAAGGTATCTACTATAAACGTTGTTGAGTATCTCCTACTTGGTGGCTATTGCATCGTTAACTCTCTACTATTCACACAGACACAAGAACACTAATAGGCCATCGTCGAACTCAACAGCACATGTTCCTTCTAACTGTCGATTTACCCTCTTCACAAGCACCTTTATTATTCGGTGGAATACCTCCATTGCATGCGGCTACCTGTTGCAGTgaaacatcaaaatcagTTACATCTTTTGCATAGCATCGCTTGCAAATATGCAACCCCAAGCTAGGTTGCATTTTACGAATCGGGGGTTGCACATTTCCACGGCTACAGTGTTTCACCTTAAGCATTCTTGGCCGGGACATCAAACCTCTTGGGTATAAGCCAGGCCGgaaaagttcttgatagtctcttgttgttgcaTCTCATATGGAGATCTTAGTGCAAAATACGATGTAACATCGAGATCACTTATCCAGTCCAATCAATTTTGTCTAATATCTTCGCTATGAGAATATTACAGTACAACGTAGAGCTAGTGGGAAAGCGGTGAATTCCACAGACGGAATGGAGAGGCACTCTAATGATATTATGTGATGATTCCACAGCGGATGTGATGTTCTATGAGTGGGCCTCAGTATTATGTGAGGTGCATTTCGCAACCATCTGACgaaatttgatgagaacCACTGATTACCAACTTCGTATAGAGTGGTTGAAATTATTGTTTTGTTTCGAATGAGATTTTCTATTTTTCAAACCTTGGCTCGTGACAAATGCCGATTctgcttttgaaaatgtcCTTGGTGTTCACTACCCAAGATTACAGTACAACCACTTTCCCACCGCATGCCATTAAGATTACTTAGTATCCACCCACATCTTCATAAACCAACTCTGATAGTAAAAATATCATCCAATTGCCTACATCATCATTTGCAGCGATTGTAGCCAGTTGCGTCCTCGGCGATCTCCGGCAACAAAGTCTCTACACTTTCCCAGTTGTAGCATATTACCCAATTCTTTTAGTCAGTTACGCAGTATCACGTTTGACATACCAACGTCTACACCTGAGGCCTCCAATAAAGAATATCTTCTACTAGACTCAGTAGGTCCCAACTGCCCACTCTCTGGTGCGTGGAGTGCACCCAGCTGTAGGTATTCTGGGGATATAAAGTTCCGTTTCTCGGACAGTCGATACTCTAACTACACATACCAATTGACCATAATGGCCGTTTCTATTCACTGTCTAGCTGATGTCTGTCTCATTCCAATTGGTACAGGCAAGGCGTCAGTTTCTGATGAGGTTGCTGTGATCACTAAGATAGCCAGGGAGCTGAGTCTCGAAACAACGTTACACTCGGCTGGCACCACCATTGCTGGACCCTGGACAGATGTGATGGACCTCATTGGGCGTTTTCACGAGGCGTTGCATGCCAAGGGCGTGGTGAGAATCCAGAGTGATATCAGAGTGGGCACGAGGACGGACAAGTTGCAGACGCCTCAGGATAAGGTGGATGTAGTGGAGAGGAAGTTGAAAGCCAATGAGTAAATGTTGCCATGAGCCTTATGATTCTGCGAGTGCTACTTGCTATTGGGAGGGATGGGCCTGGAGCTATACTTACTTAAGTAGTGAAGCTATCATTCAATTCTACAACCTAACATCTGTCTTTGTATGCACTTGTATAAATAATGTGTAGCTGTCTTTACCAATTAGCGTCCACTCTCAAAGCACTGACTGCTTCATGATCTTCTCGGTGATTTCATGCTCTCTCTCCAAGTCAGACACTGTGCGCTGGGTCACCCCATCGACTCCGGGCTGCtgaacaacaagaaccGGGCGTACTCTCGACACTCCTTCAGGGTGAAATGCTTGCCTGTCTGCTTCGAGAGCTCCTTTGCGATGAAATCCCACTTGGCGAGCTCGGCCCCGTCAAGAAGCCGCTGGAGGTACATCTTGTTATCCTGAGACCACGGACACAAGTGCGCCGACCCTTGCTGGCCCACGATCACCTGGTAACGGTTGCGAGCAGTCAAGTATGAGCCCACATTGGCAATGTCTGCAATTTCCACCCACAGGCGACCCTGGCGCTTAAGAGACACAATAAGTTGGTCCTGTTCCTTGGTGAATTTGGACTTTCGCTTTGTGCGTCTGCCTGGGAACACCGCCAGCAGATCTGGTCGGAGTGGAGCCTTGGACAACGGCGGCGGCGGTAGGAGCTGGATCTTTTCGAGAATCGAGGGCTCTGCCTCGAGTAGCTGTATCTGTGCGACGCTGAAGACGTCAATGACTACTGTGGCTCCAAGCTGCCAGCGCTGGGAACCTCGTCAAATGGTTTCTGTGGGGCGCCAACCACCGCAGCTTGAACCGCCGGTGGCACCATGGGTACAGGGTAAGTGTATGGGGAGCATTTGCCGACTCGTAGTGGTCGGGATAGTAGGGCTGGAGGTTCATGTGGTTCTGAGGATGCGAAAAGGCGCTGGCGCCAAAGCTATAGTTTTGCTGAGAGGAAGCTGTGCAGTTTGTGGAACATGAGAGGGAGCAGCGGCGGCAAGTAAGGAGGCCCAGAAGGCGTGAGATATGGATAGGTGTTTTGTGGCACCATTTCTGAGTACATGGTAGCTGAGGGGATTGTCTGGGGCACAAAGCGCCTAGCCTGATCGGGAGGGAGCCATTCTTCGGTGAACATGGGGATCTGAGGATAAAGGGATATGGCGGGAGGTGGGGAGAGAATAATCCGGGGAGGAAGGAGCCGCTAAAGAAGGTTGTTGGGACGACACCTAGGCAGACGCGGAAATAGGTGGTGATATGCTGAGATGTGCCTGGGGAAGGAAGGAACAGGCAGGTGGAAGGAGGAGGTAAGTGGAGGAGGTTCTGGAGTATAAAAGGGATGGAGAAAGATGGATGTGGGATTTGTCTCTGGCTTGTAGAATGTGCTTTGGTGCTAGTTACAGAGACCTGCTTCAGGGTGCTGAAACTGGCTTGAGTGTGCGTAGGCGTTGGGggaggatgaggatgatggATTTAGGAGGTAGCGCAGGACGGGAGGAATAAGGTTTGTTGATATTCGACGGAGGGTCTTTGTTGGAGTTTGTCTATTGATAAGCGAAGAGGAATGCAGAAAATAATCTGTGTGGGAACATTGGAAAATTTAATACTTTATAAAGAGTGGGTTTTCGAGCCTGGTAGTACATGTAAGCCACTGGGTGGGATCGAGGTAGCAGTGGCGGCTTGTGGCTGGCTGCAGGACACACTGATTGTTAGTGACGCGCGACCCAGTTGATACGCCGGAGTACATGCAGTCTGTTCCCCTAGATGCCAGTTTACGAATAGTTTGAGTGGTGGAATTGGAAATGGCGCAGCTGCAGACGGCATATGACAAAGGTGCCCACATTGGTTGCTAAGAGCAATCATGTAGAGTCATGCGAGAAACCACGCATGGTCTTCTCTATGCACGTCGCAAATCGTTTGAGTGGGATCGGGGGATAACAAGAAGGACACCCAAGGATAAAAGAATGGCAGGTAGAAACTGTGGAGATAATTCTGCTATACATGCCTGTCTAAATATAAACCCTTCTTATGTTCTATGGACAAAAAGACGGATTCTATGCACCTCGGCGTTAAGGACAGCCCCAGA is a window encoding:
- the CDC10 gene encoding septin CDC10, whose protein sequence is MSTLEENVIQPVKYVGFDTITSQIENRLLKRGFAFNIMVVGRSGLGKTTLVNTLFSSKLATTQGRRSAEAPIEKTTEIKVHSHVLNENNVRLNVNVIDTPGFGDQVNNDKCWEPLVKERFIPDTRVHCILYFIPPSGTKLKPLDVQALKKLTEIANVVPVIAKSDSLTPNERTAFKRQLQNDFIKHKFNIYPYESDDLLDEEKELNSDIKALIPFAISGSEREIELNGELVRGRKSRWGALNIEDVSQCEFVFLRDFLTRTHLQDLIETTALVHYEGFRTKQLIALKENASNPNRQSNVLRNHIPGTAPGHASVGAGTANGTGAQETANGHAEGGAAAAANTNNTVYQQGMGTSRSMVSSLVDGKEQR
- the GLG2 gene encoding Glg2p encodes the protein MTKAYATLLHGEDYVPGALTLAKTLLKFGTKAKLAILLDKSSLSKKSVDLIENTFHDVVDISETSVSASVEKVAEKLGRKELAITFSKILLWNLTNYDQIVFLDSDTLPLKPLDSLLPFLYNVTPSAHYQYNPALERFRDQIRLVHFIGASKPWHTRYEGNEEFRSVWWKHFDEFFSDEATRIHLLSRPQGQGEAHLFKFTKLVNAWDTDEEQAPSLENLNISSQPPKKIFPWEEREQVEPTRVWEPVSLARESGGRRERRVSLDGNTEARVSSIGSGRSLRRASNQFKDETGFNPEKSLEEVSKMPLKFLQSKRSADEGGTSK
- the ECM15 gene encoding Ecm15p, with product MAVSIHCLADVCLIPIGTGKASVSDEVAVITKIARESSLETTLHSAGTTIAGPWTDVMDLIGRFHEALHAKGVVRIQSDIRVGTRTDKLQTPQDKVDVVERKLKANE
- the AAF1 gene encoding C2H2-type transcription factor AAF1, with the translated sequence MNLQPYYPDHYESANAPHTLTSYPWCHRRFKSRWLAPHRNHLTRFPASAAWSHKPSILEKIQLLPPPPLSKAPLRPDSSAVFPGRRTKRKSKFTKEQDQLIVSLKRQGRSWVEIADIANVGSYLTARNRYQVIVGQQGSAHLCPWSQDNKMYLQRLLDGAELAKWDFIAKELSKQTGKHFTSKECREYARFLLFSSPESMG